A single window of Paenibacillus sp. SYP-B4298 DNA harbors:
- a CDS encoding MEKHLA domain-containing protein, translating into MTTNETAWLDSHARLLWSSYKRWTGRDLVELQPGISLREQLDTAPCIILSHGTEADPVLNYGNEAAKRLWEMDEEQFTKTPSRLTAEPMEREERERFLEQVTTNGYVDDYTGIRISRTGKRFYIKQATVWNLIGDDGIYHGQAATFRSYTYI; encoded by the coding sequence ATGACAACCAATGAGACAGCTTGGCTGGATAGCCATGCAAGGCTGCTGTGGAGCAGCTACAAGCGATGGACAGGCCGTGACCTGGTCGAGCTGCAGCCGGGAATATCGCTTCGTGAGCAGTTGGATACGGCACCCTGCATCATCCTATCGCATGGCACGGAGGCGGACCCTGTGCTCAATTATGGTAATGAGGCTGCGAAGAGGCTGTGGGAGATGGATGAGGAGCAGTTCACCAAGACGCCCTCCCGCTTGACAGCGGAGCCGATGGAGCGCGAGGAGCGGGAACGCTTCCTCGAGCAGGTGACGACGAACGGCTATGTAGATGATTATACCGGCATCCGTATATCCCGAACAGGCAAGCGCTTCTACATTAAGCAGGCGACAGTCTGGAACCTTATTGGCGACGATGGCATCTATCATGGACAAGCAGCTACCTTTAGGTCGTACACGTATATATAG
- the thiD gene encoding bifunctional hydroxymethylpyrimidine kinase/phosphomethylpyrimidine kinase translates to MTIQHRVARPPRALTIAGSDSGGGAGIQADLKTFQELDVYGMSALTAITAQNTTGVQGVYSLPPEAVAEQIRSIGSDIGVDALKTGMLFSSEIIHVVADSIREQGWTKLVVDPVMIAKGGASLLQAEAIEAMRRELFPLAEIITPNIPEAETLTGRTIVTESDLRDAARQLADYGARHIIIKGGHASGSEAVDLLYDGHSFTEIAGRRIETARTHGTGCTFSAALAAGLAQGLAIPAVLEQAKSFIQAAIEDGIQIGAGHGPTNHWAYRNRRLQR, encoded by the coding sequence ATGACTATTCAGCATAGGGTGGCCAGACCGCCCAGAGCGCTGACCATAGCTGGCTCTGACAGCGGGGGCGGCGCAGGGATTCAAGCCGATCTGAAAACCTTTCAGGAGCTGGATGTATACGGCATGTCTGCACTGACCGCCATCACCGCCCAGAATACAACAGGGGTGCAGGGCGTCTACTCGCTGCCGCCAGAGGCAGTGGCCGAGCAGATCCGCTCGATCGGCAGCGACATCGGGGTCGATGCGCTCAAGACGGGCATGCTATTCAGCAGCGAGATTATTCATGTGGTCGCAGATTCGATCCGAGAGCAAGGCTGGACGAAGCTGGTCGTCGATCCGGTGATGATCGCCAAGGGAGGAGCTTCGCTCCTGCAGGCCGAGGCGATCGAGGCGATGCGGCGCGAGCTGTTCCCGCTGGCTGAGATCATCACGCCCAACATTCCAGAGGCAGAGACGCTGACAGGACGAACGATCGTCACGGAGTCGGATCTGCGTGATGCAGCCAGGCAGCTCGCCGATTATGGGGCGCGCCATATCATTATCAAAGGTGGACACGCTTCCGGGTCGGAGGCAGTCGATCTGCTGTATGATGGCCATAGCTTCACCGAGATTGCCGGCCGTCGCATCGAGACAGCAAGAACGCATGGCACCGGCTGCACCTTCTCTGCCGCACTGGCTGCGGGACTGGCACAGGGGCTTGCGATCCCTGCTGTACTGGAGCAGGCCAAGTCATTCATTCAAGCGGCGATTGAGGATGGCATCCAGATCGGAGCGGGTCATGGCCCGACCAATCACTGGGCATACCGGAATCGCAGGCTGCAGCGCTAA
- the thiO gene encoding glycine oxidase ThiO, with protein MKETVIVLGGGIIGLSCALELQRRGHQAIVLETGRCGGQASGAAAGMLAPYSENVEGPDEFFQLCRESLALYPSWQHAVREVSGASFEYTESGSLYVASHAADLLVLEGRLLWQREHGSSGRLVEGEELRRLEPMLSPTIQAALYTPEESHVYAPDFVKALEAGCRKLGVQIHEQLEQLTSSVIGGEVVVTAASGAVFSGSLLLVCSGAWAQELEEALDVRLPIYPIRGQICAYEMEPGEPVRHMVFGPQGYLVAKANGTLVCGASEDVAGFDTTVTERGIERLRKWNKQLFPHLAERMPFHRWAGLRPATQDGLPLIGRVPGRERVILAAGHYRNGILLSPATAMLAADIIEGKGYAAFKQAFEPGRFGAPVLR; from the coding sequence ATGAAGGAAACAGTCATTGTATTGGGTGGAGGCATCATCGGACTAAGCTGTGCCCTGGAGCTGCAGCGCCGGGGACATCAGGCGATTGTGCTGGAGACGGGGCGCTGCGGAGGGCAGGCGTCGGGTGCAGCAGCCGGCATGCTGGCTCCCTATTCGGAAAATGTAGAAGGGCCGGACGAGTTTTTTCAGTTGTGCCGGGAAAGTCTGGCTCTCTATCCGAGCTGGCAGCACGCTGTTCGCGAGGTATCTGGCGCAAGCTTCGAGTATACCGAGTCGGGCAGCCTCTATGTGGCGAGCCATGCCGCCGATCTGCTGGTGCTGGAGGGGCGGCTGTTATGGCAGCGCGAGCACGGCTCCTCGGGCAGACTGGTCGAGGGAGAGGAGCTGCGCAGGCTGGAGCCGATGCTGTCGCCGACTATTCAGGCCGCACTATATACACCGGAGGAGAGCCACGTCTACGCACCGGACTTTGTGAAGGCGCTGGAGGCGGGCTGCCGCAAGCTGGGTGTGCAGATTCATGAGCAGTTGGAGCAGCTCACGAGTAGCGTTATCGGGGGGGAAGTGGTGGTGACGGCGGCGAGCGGCGCCGTCTTCTCGGGCAGCCTGCTGCTTGTCTGCTCAGGGGCTTGGGCACAGGAGCTGGAGGAGGCGCTGGATGTTCGCCTCCCGATCTATCCGATCCGCGGGCAGATCTGCGCCTATGAGATGGAGCCGGGCGAGCCGGTGCGCCATATGGTGTTCGGACCGCAGGGCTATCTGGTTGCCAAAGCGAACGGAACGCTTGTGTGCGGCGCTTCCGAGGATGTCGCGGGGTTCGATACGACAGTGACGGAGCGCGGCATCGAGCGGCTGCGCAAGTGGAACAAGCAGTTATTTCCGCATCTGGCTGAACGAATGCCGTTCCACCGCTGGGCGGGTCTGCGCCCGGCAACACAGGATGGCCTGCCATTGATCGGCCGTGTGCCGGGGAGAGAGCGGGTCATCCTGGCGGCAGGCCACTACCGCAACGGGATCCTGCTCAGTCCGGCTACAGCGATGCTTGCGGCGGATATAATTGAAGGCAAGGGGTATGCGGCTTTCAAGCAAGCCTTTGAGCCGGGACGCTTCGGCGCGCCGGTGCTGCGATAG
- a CDS encoding thiazole synthase: protein MSQDKLMIGGKELSSRLFIGTGLFPNPYVQKEAVRASGSEVLTFAIRRINLDATEDDSILQHIEEGSYTYLPNTSGARTADEAVRIARLARASGLSDWIKVEISANERTLLPDPLETLKATEILVKEGFTVLPYTSDDPILCKRLEEAGAAAVMPGAAPIGTGLGLLNPYHIGLIVEEAGVPIIVDAGLGSAGDVAQAMELGVSGVLMNTPIAKAKDPVRMAGAMKLAVEAGRLSYLSGRIAKKKYATASSGLEQYMIR, encoded by the coding sequence ATGAGTCAGGACAAATTGATGATTGGCGGCAAGGAGCTGTCCTCGCGTCTGTTTATTGGGACAGGGCTATTTCCGAATCCCTATGTGCAAAAGGAGGCGGTCCGCGCTTCCGGCTCGGAGGTGCTGACCTTCGCCATCCGTCGCATCAATCTGGATGCGACGGAGGATGATTCGATCCTCCAGCATATCGAGGAGGGCAGCTATACGTATCTGCCCAATACATCCGGTGCGAGAACGGCTGACGAGGCTGTGCGCATCGCCAGGCTGGCCCGCGCATCGGGACTGAGCGACTGGATCAAGGTCGAGATTAGCGCCAATGAGCGCACGCTGCTTCCCGACCCGCTCGAGACACTCAAGGCGACAGAGATTCTGGTGAAGGAGGGCTTCACGGTCCTCCCCTATACATCCGATGATCCGATCCTGTGCAAGCGGCTGGAGGAGGCGGGCGCCGCGGCAGTGATGCCGGGCGCAGCTCCGATCGGTACAGGACTCGGATTGCTGAATCCATACCATATCGGTCTGATCGTTGAGGAGGCGGGCGTGCCGATCATCGTGGATGCTGGACTGGGCTCTGCCGGAGATGTGGCACAGGCAATGGAGCTGGGCGTGAGCGGCGTGCTCATGAATACACCGATTGCCAAGGCGAAGGACCCGGTTAGGATGGCAGGAGCGATGAAGCTGGCGGTAGAGGCGGGTCGCCTGTCCTACCTGTCGGGACGGATTGCGAAGAAGAAATATGCTACGGCGAGCAGTGGGCTGGAGCAATATATGATCCGGTAA
- the thiS gene encoding sulfur carrier protein ThiS yields MSMELIINGQPRQLEQVQHVEDVVRELGLLGKPLVAEVEGKVLTAQQWASVPVQPGMKIELVHFVGGG; encoded by the coding sequence ATGAGCATGGAATTGATCATTAATGGACAGCCGCGCCAGTTGGAGCAGGTGCAGCATGTGGAAGATGTGGTGAGGGAGCTGGGATTGCTGGGCAAGCCGCTCGTCGCTGAGGTGGAGGGCAAGGTGCTGACGGCTCAGCAATGGGCGTCGGTACCGGTGCAGCCGGGGATGAAGATTGAGCTGGTGCATTTTGTAGGAGGAGGCTGA
- the thiE gene encoding thiamine phosphate synthase encodes MKDFRLYAITGESFHPGRDLIEVMEQAILGGVDIIQLRDKTGSKDEVLQKAKALRALTRKYNVTFIVNDDIDIALEAEADGVHLGQGDVQLQEARRLVGDKIIGISTHAIEEALLAQEQGADYIGVGPVFPTKTKADVVDPVTVRYVREVSEQITIPFVAIGGIKLHNVDEVLAAGATRICAISEIVGSDDVKGTCEAFIRKLERGK; translated from the coding sequence ATGAAGGATTTTCGATTATATGCGATTACTGGCGAGTCATTCCACCCTGGGCGCGATCTGATCGAGGTGATGGAGCAGGCAATATTAGGTGGTGTTGATATTATCCAGCTACGGGACAAGACCGGCAGCAAGGACGAGGTATTGCAGAAGGCGAAGGCGCTGCGGGCGTTGACCCGCAAGTATAATGTGACCTTTATCGTCAATGACGACATTGATATTGCGCTGGAGGCGGAGGCGGACGGCGTCCATCTCGGTCAGGGCGATGTGCAGTTGCAGGAGGCAAGACGTCTGGTTGGAGACAAGATCATCGGCATCTCCACTCATGCGATCGAGGAGGCATTGCTGGCGCAGGAGCAGGGTGCAGATTATATCGGTGTAGGCCCCGTCTTCCCCACGAAGACGAAGGCCGATGTGGTTGACCCGGTAACTGTACGCTATGTACGTGAGGTGAGTGAGCAGATTACGATTCCGTTCGTGGCGATAGGCGGTATTAAGCTGCACAACGTGGATGAGGTGCTGGCCGCGGGTGCAACACGCATCTGTGCGATTAGCGAGATTGTAGGCAGCGACGATGTCAAGGGAACGTGCGAGGCGTTCATTCGCAAGCTGGAGAGAGGGAAATGA
- a CDS encoding ThiF family adenylyltransferase: MDQRPEQKGLLHERYSRQLLFAPIGEQGQRRLLDSKVCIVGMGALGTVLANHMVRAGVGYVRLVDRDYVEASNLQRQMLYDERDVLEMYPKAVAAERKLRQINSSVHIEAVVTDVTLSNVDTLLDGMDLVLDGTDNFRTRFLLNDACYRAGIPFTYGGAVSSRGMSALFVPGRTPCLRCFIQSGDSAGETCDTIGVIGPVVDIVASYQAVEAMKLLVGDEAHRRSSLVTFDIWHNRFYELSFGEPLPDCPCCQLRHYPALEWQSEEQAVSLCGRDTVQIASYGKPLDLELWRSRLERVAVTVTSNPFLLRVELPEGERLVLFAEGRVLVQGTSDAVRAKSLYARYIGN, encoded by the coding sequence ATGGATCAAAGGCCGGAGCAAAAGGGGCTGCTTCATGAGCGCTACTCGCGCCAACTGCTGTTCGCCCCGATCGGGGAGCAGGGACAGCGCAGGCTGTTGGATAGCAAGGTGTGTATTGTCGGCATGGGTGCGCTCGGCACGGTGCTGGCCAACCATATGGTGCGTGCTGGAGTCGGGTACGTGCGGCTGGTGGATCGCGACTATGTCGAGGCGAGCAATCTGCAGCGCCAGATGCTGTACGACGAGCGGGATGTGCTGGAGATGTATCCGAAGGCGGTCGCAGCAGAGCGCAAGCTGCGGCAGATCAATTCGTCGGTGCATATCGAGGCGGTGGTTACGGATGTGACGCTGAGCAATGTGGATACGCTGCTGGATGGCATGGATCTGGTGCTCGACGGAACAGACAACTTCCGTACCCGCTTCCTGCTCAATGATGCCTGCTATCGCGCTGGCATTCCATTCACCTATGGAGGAGCGGTCAGCTCGCGCGGCATGAGTGCGCTGTTCGTTCCGGGCCGCACGCCCTGTCTGCGCTGCTTTATTCAGTCAGGGGACAGCGCCGGCGAAACCTGCGATACGATCGGAGTGATCGGCCCGGTCGTGGACATCGTCGCCTCCTATCAGGCCGTCGAGGCGATGAAGCTGCTGGTGGGTGACGAGGCGCATCGCCGGAGCAGCCTGGTGACGTTCGATATCTGGCATAACCGCTTCTATGAGCTTAGCTTTGGCGAGCCGCTGCCGGATTGCCCGTGCTGTCAGCTTCGCCACTATCCGGCACTGGAGTGGCAGAGCGAGGAGCAGGCGGTGTCGCTATGCGGACGCGATACGGTGCAGATTGCTAGCTACGGCAAGCCGCTCGATCTGGAGCTGTGGCGCAGCAGGCTGGAGCGGGTAGCTGTCACAGTGACGAGCAACCCGTTCCTGCTGCGTGTGGAGCTGCCGGAGGGCGAGCGGCTAGTGCTGTTTGCCGAGGGGCGAGTGCTTGTGCAGGGAACGAGCGATGCGGTGCGAGCCAAATCGCTGTATGCCAGATATATCGGCAATTAA
- a CDS encoding ABC transporter substrate-binding protein, with the protein MKQSWFKFKRTGLLLALMTVMTAAGCSSGDGSTPQQSGLTAPDTAQVEQETELTVLLDWYPNAVHSFLFAAEEQGYFKEAGLKVKLQTPADTNDALKLVATGKADLAISYQMQVAISRSEGIPIVSVGSIVRHPLNQLFVLADSGVNSPKDLESKMIGYPSIPLDESIVNTMVESDGGDSSKLKYVDIGWDLIPAMTTKRVDAIIGGYINHEKLLLEKEGIRLQVFDPSKYGVPDYYELVFTASEEGLSKNSEAIRKFLAAAAKGQAYTADHPEASLANLLNKQNADFPLDPEIEKLSLETLLPLMDAGDAGFGSQTAESWQAVIDWLKEKGQLRNDVDAASAFRNL; encoded by the coding sequence ATGAAACAATCTTGGTTCAAGTTCAAGCGCACAGGGCTGCTGCTGGCTCTAATGACGGTCATGACGGCGGCAGGATGCTCGTCAGGCGATGGCTCGACGCCGCAGCAGAGCGGTCTGACTGCACCGGATACGGCGCAGGTGGAGCAGGAGACCGAGCTGACGGTACTGCTGGACTGGTATCCGAATGCCGTTCACTCCTTCTTGTTTGCTGCGGAGGAGCAGGGGTATTTCAAGGAAGCGGGTCTCAAGGTCAAGCTGCAGACGCCAGCGGACACGAATGACGCACTGAAGCTGGTTGCAACAGGCAAGGCTGATCTGGCGATCAGCTATCAGATGCAGGTGGCCATCTCACGCTCCGAGGGCATCCCCATCGTATCGGTGGGCTCGATCGTGCGCCATCCGTTGAACCAGTTGTTTGTCCTGGCTGACTCCGGCGTGAACAGTCCCAAGGATCTGGAGAGCAAGATGATCGGCTATCCATCGATTCCGCTCGATGAATCGATCGTCAATACGATGGTAGAGAGCGATGGCGGCGACAGCTCGAAGCTGAAGTATGTCGATATTGGCTGGGATCTTATTCCGGCGATGACGACCAAGCGTGTGGACGCGATCATTGGCGGCTATATCAACCATGAGAAGCTGCTGCTGGAGAAGGAGGGCATTCGGCTGCAGGTGTTCGACCCGTCGAAGTATGGCGTGCCGGATTATTATGAGCTGGTATTTACGGCAAGTGAAGAGGGGCTGTCCAAGAACAGTGAGGCGATCCGCAAGTTTCTGGCGGCAGCGGCCAAAGGCCAGGCGTATACGGCCGATCATCCAGAAGCCTCTCTTGCCAATCTGCTGAACAAGCAGAACGCCGATTTCCCGTTGGACCCCGAGATTGAGAAGCTGAGCCTGGAGACGCTGCTGCCGCTGATGGATGCCGGTGATGCAGGCTTCGGGAGCCAGACGGCCGAATCGTGGCAAGCGGTGATTGATTGGCTGAAGGAAAAAGGGCAACTGCGCAATGATGTCGATGCGGCCTCAGCGTTCCGCAACCTGTAA
- a CDS encoding ABC transporter permease has translation MGRRMKEAVPVVLFLLLLAVAWEAATTVFAVPHYIIPRLSAVLGSMAENGPLLWRHAMITLGEALLGLGLSVLLGVLMAVWIEGSRLAKRTLYPLVVASQTIPIIALSPIMVMWFGYEIWSKVSVVMLFTFFPIAVNTADGFRTADAGIGELMRSMGARKQELFLKWKLPSALPGFFTGLKMAATISVGGATLGEWLGGEAGLGAYTKRASNMLRGEAVFSGVLLLSLMGIAMFLAASMLERAVLKRRGPGARE, from the coding sequence ATGGGCAGGCGAATGAAGGAGGCTGTGCCGGTTGTGCTGTTCCTGCTGCTGCTGGCAGTGGCGTGGGAAGCGGCGACAACTGTTTTTGCGGTGCCTCATTATATTATACCGCGCTTATCGGCTGTTCTCGGCTCGATGGCGGAGAACGGGCCGTTGCTATGGCGCCATGCGATGATTACGCTAGGCGAAGCGCTGCTGGGACTGGGTCTGTCCGTTCTGCTGGGCGTGCTGATGGCGGTCTGGATCGAGGGATCGAGGCTGGCGAAGCGGACGCTGTATCCACTGGTCGTTGCATCGCAGACGATACCGATCATCGCTTTGTCGCCAATCATGGTCATGTGGTTTGGCTACGAGATATGGAGCAAGGTGTCTGTCGTGATGCTGTTCACCTTCTTCCCGATCGCGGTCAATACGGCGGATGGCTTTCGCACGGCAGATGCGGGCATCGGAGAGCTGATGCGCTCGATGGGCGCGCGCAAGCAGGAGCTGTTTCTCAAGTGGAAGCTGCCATCGGCGCTGCCTGGCTTCTTCACCGGCTTGAAGATGGCAGCGACGATCAGCGTAGGCGGGGCAACGCTCGGTGAATGGCTGGGCGGCGAAGCAGGGCTCGGTGCCTATACGAAGCGTGCATCCAATATGCTGCGCGGTGAGGCGGTATTCTCCGGTGTGCTGCTGCTGTCGCTGATGGGCATCGCCATGTTCCTGGCTGCCAGCATGCTGGAGCGGGCGGTGCTCAAGCGGCGCGGGCCTGGGGCGAGAGAATAG
- a CDS encoding ABC transporter ATP-binding protein, with amino-acid sequence MSTADSSTAASSASGSSAAARSGSRTSLAVHSLSYAFKGGPALFDSLSFEVLAGEFVALLAPSGVGKTTLFRLLAGLLEPQAGSIVLAGEDGDGDNAVTSKRQVRRIGYMPQRDCLMPWRSVIDNAALGLELAGVPRREARRQVSELLPSFGLEGAGDKRPHELSGGMRQRVSFLRSLLSGGDPLLLDEPFSALDAMTRTGMQEWLLQIWEQHRKTVLFITHDVDEALLLSDRVLVASASPISRLSEFVVDVPRPRTYSAVLEPSFLQLKRAILEQLGHASAVRGGEG; translated from the coding sequence GTGAGCACTGCGGACTCCAGCACTGCGGCTTCTAGCGCCTCAGGCTCTAGCGCGGCGGCTCGCAGCGGGAGCAGGACGTCTCTGGCGGTGCACAGCTTGAGCTATGCCTTCAAGGGAGGCCCTGCCCTGTTCGACTCACTGAGCTTCGAGGTGCTCGCCGGCGAATTCGTGGCGCTGCTCGCCCCAAGCGGTGTCGGCAAGACGACGCTGTTCCGGCTGCTCGCCGGTCTCCTGGAGCCTCAAGCGGGCAGCATCGTGCTTGCTGGCGAAGACGGCGATGGCGACAACGCTGTCACCAGCAAGCGTCAGGTGCGTCGCATCGGCTATATGCCGCAGCGCGATTGCCTGATGCCGTGGCGCAGCGTCATCGATAATGCAGCGCTGGGCCTGGAGCTCGCCGGTGTGCCGCGCAGGGAAGCGCGCAGACAGGTGAGCGAGCTGTTGCCTAGCTTCGGCCTGGAGGGAGCGGGGGATAAGCGTCCGCATGAGCTATCTGGCGGGATGCGGCAGCGGGTGTCCTTCCTGCGCTCGCTCTTGTCTGGCGGCGATCCGCTATTGCTGGATGAGCCATTCAGTGCGCTTGACGCGATGACGCGGACGGGCATGCAGGAGTGGCTGCTGCAAATCTGGGAGCAGCACCGCAAGACCGTGCTGTTCATTACTCATGATGTCGATGAGGCGTTGCTGCTCTCGGATCGCGTCCTGGTTGCATCCGCGTCACCGATCTCGCGCTTGAGCGAATTTGTGGTGGACGTGCCGCGGCCGCGCACTTATAGCGCCGTGCTGGAGCCTTCCTTTCTCCAATTGAAGCGGGCGATACTGGAGCAGCTCGGGCACGCATCGGCTGTCAGGGGAGGGGAAGGCTGA
- the tenA gene encoding thiaminase II: MERFSERLYRSVAEIWGRCHAHPFLTELRDGTLDPQRFIYYMKQDYVYLIDYAKVFAYGSLKARDLETITKFAELLYSTLNVEMELHRQYAERFGISRAELEATRPTQTTIAYTKYMLDTAANGSLAEVVAALLPCMWSYREIGTTFARIPGSLDHPLYKEWILMYSSPEFGELTDWTIGLMDRLAEGLPERELARLEEHFVITSKFEYLFWDVAYKQEDWPI, from the coding sequence ATGGAGCGTTTTAGTGAGAGATTATACCGGTCGGTGGCAGAGATTTGGGGGCGTTGCCATGCGCACCCGTTTCTGACAGAGCTGCGGGACGGCACGCTTGATCCGCAGCGGTTCATATATTATATGAAGCAGGATTATGTGTATTTGATCGATTATGCCAAGGTATTTGCGTATGGCAGCTTGAAGGCTCGTGACCTGGAGACGATCACCAAGTTCGCGGAGCTGTTGTATTCCACGCTGAATGTCGAGATGGAGCTGCACCGCCAATACGCGGAGCGCTTCGGCATCTCGCGTGCGGAGCTGGAGGCGACACGACCGACCCAGACGACGATCGCCTATACCAAATATATGCTGGACACTGCAGCAAACGGCTCGCTGGCCGAGGTCGTTGCGGCTTTGCTGCCTTGCATGTGGAGCTATCGCGAGATTGGTACGACGTTTGCCAGAATTCCGGGCAGCCTGGATCACCCGCTCTATAAGGAGTGGATTCTTATGTACAGCTCGCCAGAATTTGGCGAACTGACCGACTGGACGATCGGGCTGATGGACAGGCTGGCGGAAGGGCTGCCCGAGCGCGAGCTGGCGAGACTGGAGGAGCATTTCGTGATCACCTCCAAGTTCGAATATCTGTTCTGGGATGTGGCCTATAAGCAAGAGGATTGGCCAATTTGA
- a CDS encoding acetylornithine deacetylase, with the protein MTEARIARLQQAVDERSRELIALLAELIGFPTVSPPARNTHEAQQFVQAQLEAIGFEAELWEVFPGDPNVTAVKRGTDSDGYCSLLLNGHIDVAEVGDTAQWARDPFKLELADGRLYGRGTADMKGGMAALLFALKLLHEDGVELRGDVLFQSVIGEEAGEAGTLSCTERGCYADFAVVADTSSMHIQGQGGVITGWITVQSPVTFHDGMRSRMIHAGGGVMGASAIEKMAKLIGSLQELERHWAVTKAYPGFPPGSNTINPAVIEGGRHAAFVADSCSLWITVHFYPDEDYESVAAEVEEHLLRAAAADPWLREHPPSFRWGGRSMLEERGEIFPSLELDPGHPGLQALSAAHEQLLGAAPTVGMSPTVTDAGWLGRVGIPTVIYGPGELAKAHAVDESISLQELLEYTKVMIGFIAQWCNQPRPQKQTERGNTDGAF; encoded by the coding sequence ATGACAGAGGCAAGGATTGCGAGGCTGCAGCAAGCTGTGGATGAGCGATCTCGGGAGCTGATCGCCCTGCTGGCCGAGCTGATCGGCTTTCCGACAGTCAGCCCGCCTGCGCGCAATACGCATGAAGCGCAGCAGTTCGTACAGGCACAGCTTGAGGCGATTGGCTTCGAGGCTGAGCTGTGGGAGGTGTTCCCCGGCGATCCGAATGTGACGGCGGTGAAGCGAGGTACAGATAGTGACGGTTATTGCAGCCTGCTGCTGAACGGTCATATCGATGTGGCCGAGGTAGGGGACACGGCGCAGTGGGCGCGTGACCCGTTCAAGCTGGAGCTGGCAGACGGCCGATTGTACGGGCGCGGAACGGCCGACATGAAGGGCGGAATGGCAGCGCTGCTGTTCGCCCTGAAGCTGCTGCATGAGGACGGCGTAGAGCTGCGGGGCGATGTCCTGTTCCAGTCGGTCATAGGCGAGGAAGCCGGAGAGGCGGGCACCTTATCCTGTACCGAGCGCGGATGTTATGCCGACTTTGCAGTCGTCGCCGACACCAGCTCGATGCATATTCAAGGACAGGGCGGCGTCATTACCGGCTGGATTACAGTGCAAAGTCCAGTCACCTTCCATGATGGCATGCGCAGTCGCATGATTCATGCGGGTGGCGGCGTGATGGGCGCGAGTGCCATCGAGAAGATGGCCAAGCTGATCGGGTCGCTGCAGGAGCTGGAACGGCACTGGGCGGTTACCAAGGCTTACCCCGGTTTCCCGCCTGGCTCCAATACGATTAACCCGGCTGTGATTGAGGGCGGCCGTCATGCGGCCTTTGTGGCTGATAGCTGCTCGCTGTGGATCACGGTGCATTTCTATCCCGACGAGGATTATGAATCGGTTGCGGCTGAGGTGGAGGAGCATCTATTGCGCGCCGCAGCCGCAGATCCGTGGCTGCGCGAGCATCCGCCGAGCTTTCGCTGGGGCGGCCGTTCGATGCTGGAGGAACGCGGCGAGATCTTCCCGTCGCTGGAGCTTGACCCCGGCCACCCTGGCCTTCAAGCCTTGTCCGCTGCGCATGAACAGTTGCTTGGCGCTGCGCCGACGGTCGGCATGAGTCCGACCGTGACTGATGCGGGCTGGCTTGGGAGGGTCGGCATACCGACGGTGATCTACGGGCCGGGAGAGCTGGCCAAGGCACATGCGGTGGATGAAAGCATCAGCCTGCAGGAGCTGCTGGAGTATACGAAGGTGATGATCGGTTTTATCGCGCAGTGGTGCAATCAGCCGAGGCCGCAGAAACAGACAGAGAGGGGAAATACAGATGGAGCGTTTTAG
- a CDS encoding zinc ribbon domain-containing protein, translating into MSVECPWCAEEVILTADSICPLCMHEVLPEHVIVAGEGAGANDEPSSSVIEQAHIRQSAALELVAHRFRCPSCGGGECSIQETALVATAQDALSGPSTRMYLLASCKGCGRVETYDPAMLGAGGDG; encoded by the coding sequence ATGAGTGTTGAATGTCCTTGGTGTGCGGAGGAAGTCATATTAACTGCTGATTCGATCTGCCCGCTGTGTATGCACGAGGTACTCCCCGAGCATGTTATCGTTGCAGGCGAGGGGGCTGGCGCGAACGATGAGCCTTCTTCATCAGTCATCGAGCAGGCACACATCAGGCAGAGTGCTGCGCTCGAGCTGGTGGCTCATCGCTTCCGCTGCCCCTCCTGCGGCGGTGGCGAATGCAGCATCCAGGAGACGGCTCTGGTTGCCACGGCGCAGGATGCGCTGTCCGGGCCAAGCACGAGGATGTATCTGCTGGCTTCCTGCAAGGGATGCGGACGGGTGGAGACCTATGATCCGGCTATGCTTGGAGCAGGGGGAGACGGTTGA